In the genome of Luteitalea sp., the window CGCGTCCGGCTGCCGGCGTTGCAGTTGCTTCAGCGTTGGTAGCAGATCTTCGGCATTGCGCGCGCGAAACGCCGTCGGCCCGCCGGCGACCAGGATCGTCCAATAGATCAAACGGGACATTTCAGGAATCGGGAATCAGGAATCAGGAGTCAGGACTTCGGATTCCCGCGAGATATCGCCGTCTTGATCGAGAATCGTGCGCTCGAGCCGCTTCAACTTCTCGATGAGCGTGGTGCGCTTGAGACCGAGCAATTCTGCGGCTTGCCGCTTGTTGCCACTGGTACGGGCAAGTGCTTGACGAATCAAGGCATGCTCGATCCGGCCGATGTAGCTTTCGAGGCCGAGTCCCTCGTCCGGAAGCACGACATCCCGCTCCTCCTGTACGAGCTCTACGGTCTGCAGTGAGGGTGGCAGCGCGGCGACGTCGATTTGCGCGCATCCCGGGCTCAACGCGAGCGCCCGCTCCACCGCGTTCTCCAGCTCACGGATATTGCCCGGCCAGGTGTAGCCCATCAATCGACGCATGGCTGCCTGCGAGAAGGTGACGCCGCGCCGCGGTGGCTGCATCTCGGATCCGAGCTTCTCGAGAAAGTGTTGCACGAGTAGCGGGATATCCTCGCGTCGCTCGCGCAGCGGGGGAAGACTGACAGGGATCACGTTCAGTCGATAGAAGAGGTCTTCACGGAACGTCCCGCTCTTGACCAGCTGCGCGAGGTCGGCATTGGTGGCGGCGATCACGCGCACGTCGACCCGGACGGGCCGCGTATCGCCAACCCGCTCGAATTCCCGCTCCTGGAGCACGCGCAGCAGCTTCGCCTGCAGGGCGGGGCTCATCGTTCCCACCTCGTCGAGGAACAGCGTGCCCTTGTTGGCTTGCTCCAGGCGACCGCTTCGTGTGGTCACGGCACCCGTGAATGCACCACGCACGTGACCGAAGAGCTCGGCCTCGAGAAGGGTCTCGGGAATGGCACTGCAGTTGATGGCCACGAACCGTTCGCGGTGCCGGGGGCTATTGTGGTGAAGCGCTCGGGCCACCAACTCCTTGCCCGTGCCCGTTTCACCCGAAATCAAGATAGTGCTCGACGTCCCAGCGACGGTTTCCAACAGCTGAAAGAGCTCGCGCATCAGGCCGCTGCGTCCGACGAGGCCCTCGAACCGGTAGCGCTCTTGAAGCTGGGCGCGGAGGTAGGCATTCTCCGAGCGAAGGCGGCGCACGGCGAGCGCACCCTCGAGCACGAGCTGCAGCTCGTCGAGCTGAAACGGTTTGGTCAGGAAGTCCGCAGCGCCGCTCTTGATGGCGGCCACGGCATCTTTGACCGTGCCGTACCCGGTCACGACGATCACGACGACGTCAGGGTAGCGATTGAGCGCTGCGTCCAGCACGACCGTCCCACTCTGCCCAGGCAGCCGCAGGTCGGTGAGGACGACGTCGAAGGCAAAGTCGTCCAGGCGCGCGAGCGCATCTTCGGCAGTCGCAGCTTGTTCGACGATGAAGCCCTGACCCGTGAGATATTCCGCCACCGCCAGGCGGAGCGACGCCTCGTCTTCGACCAGGAGCAAATGTTTCTTACTGTCAGCCATTTCTCACGACCCGTCGGTATTTTGACGATCCGACCGCTCGCCGTCAATCGGGGTGACACGGTGAGGGGGTGACGGGGTGAACTGGCGTACGTAGCGCGGGGCCTTTTAGGCCCCGCGGCGCAGGAACTTGCAATAGCGAGCGAATTTTCACCCCAGTCGTCGAGCTGCCCATCACCGTGTCACCCCCTCACCCCGTCACCTTGTCATCCGCTCACCTTGTCACCCTCCTAATGCCTGTGCCCGTTCGACCGATAGACTGAACGATAGAGTGGAAGTGACGAGCTCATTAGCCGCCAGGCCCGGCGTCTGCCGTGGCAATCTCGACGAGCAGGGGAGCCGCGTGCCTGCCGACGCCACTGACCTAACCGCGCTGTTTCATCGTCTGAACAACCAGCTCGGCGTTATCCTCGCCCACGCCGAGTTACTGCAGGTACGGGCGGGCGACGAGCAGAGCCGCTCGCGAGCCTCGGAGGTCGTGCGCGGCGCGCTCGACGCGCTCACCACGACTCGCGAGATTCGCGAACAGTGGGAGGGATCGCGCCCCTCGAAAGAGTGACGACCGCGGCAGTGTCGTCGTCACAGAATCGTCGATGGGGGGAGTATATCGTCATTTTGTTGACGACAGGCCACGCTAGAGACGCGCGACAACCGTCCGAAACAGGACGGTCATACCCAGTAAGTTATTTCTAATCAATCCGTTATCAGCCTGCACCGATCATTGTTCGGCGCAGCTGTCGAAGAATCGACGATTGGCACTGCGATTGCGTCCTTTCGTCTCGACCGGCGGATTCGCCGGCGAAGGTTGAGTGGCGAGGGGAACCATCGACCTTCGGGGGGTGAGGGGGAGCAGGATGGAGCCGCTTTGTCAGAAGACACAGGCTCGCCTGGCTGATCATCTGCCGTTTGTCGAGGCGCTGGCGCGTCGGGTTGCGGCATCGATGCCCAACTCGGTGGAGCTGAACGATCTGGTTCAAGACGGGATGGTCGGCCTCATTGATGCCGTGCAGCGCTTCGACGCGTCTCGCGGTATCCGATTCGAAACCTTTGCCGAACGGCGCGTGCGAGGCGCCATGATCGACGCGCTGCGGCGTGCGGCGTGGCCACGCGGCGTGCGACGGCTGCGGCGTCAGCTCGACGAGACGCGCGATTGCCTGCGCCGCGAGCACAATCGCGAGCCGACGCTCGCCGACATCGCCGAGCGGCTAGGAACCACCGAGGAACGGCTGGGACGAGCCGTCGTTCGCATTCGGACCATCGAGTCCACGTCGGCCGCCTGCGCGGGAGAGTCGGACGATCGTTTGCTGCCCGCGATCTGCCTCCCGCCAGAGACGCCGCCACCAGATGCCGAGCTCGAGGCGTCTGAGCGCTGCCGCTTGCTGCGCCAAGCCATTGCACAGCTTCCACCGCGAGAGCGCCTGTTGATTGGTTTGTACTACTACCGTGAGGCAACGATGAAGGAGATTGGCGCCCAGATCGGCGTCAACGAGTCACGAGTCTCACAGCTTCATGCACGCGCCGTCGCGCGGCTGCGGCAGCTCCTGGCCGATGAGCGCGAGGCACCGACTTCAGCTGCGGCTACGACGCCGTCCAGGTCTGGCAGAGACGTCGTCAACCTCGCCAACGTGCAGAGCCGTATGGCTCGCGCCCGCTTGTCATCGTCCGCGATGCGCAATGCCGACGCGGATCCAGGTGTCGTCTTGCGCTATCCGGAGACGACCTCGCGCGCAATGGCCAGCAGATCGCCGAGACGGAACGGCTTGGCGAGCCAGCGGCACCCGCTCTCTTCGAGGAACCGCGAGGCATCGTTGCCCACGACGTCGCCGGTCACGAACACGACGCGGCGCGCGAGGGCCGGTGTCTTGCCAGCAATCGCGCGGTAGAACGAAGGCCCATCGAGGCGGGGCAAGCGGAGGTCGCAGACGATCAGATCGTAGGCTTCTGCCTGAACGCGCACGAGAGCCTGCTGACCATCAGTGGCGCGGTCCACGAGGAACCCGGCGTCGGTCATCGCATCGGCAACTGCCGCAGCCAAAGCGATCTCATCCTCCACCAACAGCACGCGCAAGCCTTCGACGAATCGCGTCTGGGGCGCGCTCCGGCGTGCCGGCGCTCGCAACTGTCCTCCAGCGATCGGGAGCGCCAGGGAGAAGCAGGTGCCCTGTCCCACCTCCGACCTCACGGAGAGCCGGCCGCCGTGCTCTTGAACGATCGCGTAGGCGACCGTCAGGCCGAGACCGGTCCCTTGGCCCGCTTCCTTGGTCGTGAAAAACGGGTCGAAGATCCGTGACTGTGCCTCTGCTGGAATACCAGGTCCATCATCGTTGATCTCCAGCAGAATCGCGTCGCGTTCCGGATCGTGCCAGCTTCTAACGACGAGCGTTCCACCGCCGTGCGCCGCGTGCATGGCCTGCTCGGCGTTGATGATCAGATTGAGCACCACTTGCTGGAGTTGGTGCGGGTCTGCAAACGTCTGCGGCAGGGTGGCTGCGAGTGCGTCGGTAACGGTGATGTTGTCGACGCCACGGCCGTAGAACCGGAGCTCGAGCGCCTCGCGGACGATCTGGTTGACGTCGACCATGGTCCGCGTCGTGTGCCGCTTGCGGGCAAAGGTGAGCAGATGCCGGACGATCTTCGCCGCACGCTCCGCCTCGGCCAGAATCGTCTGCAGGGCTTCCTGGACCCGCGGCGTTACCTCTTGACCGGCAACGCGCTCGGCCACGGTCAGGATGGTCGCCAGCGGGTTGTTGAGCTCGTGTGCAACACCGGAGAGCGTCTGGCCGAGGACCGCCATCTTCTCGGTTTGCAGAATCTGGTGATAGATATCGCGTGATTGCTCCTCGAGCCGCTTGCGGTCACTGACGTTCCGCAACAGCGCCTGGATGCGCAGCGCATCTCCGTCCGAATCCGCGTGGGCCGTCACCTCCACCCAGACAATCCGACCATCGATCCGGCGTAACCGCAGCAGCAGGTCACGGACGACGCCGTCTGCCGTCAACCGCTCCAGAAACGTGCGCCGCGTTTGGGCGTCGACGAATCGTTCGGGAGCAAACAGGCAGACTTCTTCATCGGCCTGATCGGGCGTGAAGCCGAACATCAGCTTGGCTTGGGGGTTCACCGCGAGCGTGTAGCTCGCGTCCGGCGACACGACACCAACGTAGATGCCGTGCTGCATTGCGACGAAAAAGCGATCGAGTGCGGCGGCAAGGGTCTCCGTGCCGATCGAGGACTCTCGTGAGGACATGTTGCAGCCGAATTGTCGGCACTGTATCACAGCGACCGGCTGTCCGAAATTCTCACAGGCGAATATAAAGAATATTGTTCTGATATTGTGCTGTAACCATAAATTTACTGTGATATGGAGGGCTAATATGAGAATATTATTCTCTTAGGCGGTGCTCTATGTCCTCTCCAAGCCTCGACCCGACCGACACTCAGATTGTCGCCATGCTTCAGCTCAACGGGCGCATGTCGCAGGCGGATATCGCCCGCGCTTTGGAGATCGCACCCTCCGCGGTCCTGGAGCGCATTCGGAAGCTCGAGTCGCGCGGCGTGATCACGGGATACGCGGCGCTCGTTGACCCTGCGGCGCTCAACGCCCAATTGCTGGCCTTCATCGCCGTGCGTGCCAGCTCCGGCCCGAGCGACGACAAAACGAGCCGATTACTTGCTGCTGTGCCCGAGGTTCTCGAGGTGCACCACGTCGCCGGTGAGGACTGTTACTTCCTCAAAGTGCGCGCACGAGACCCGCAGCACATCGCGGAGATCTTGCGCACTCGTATCGGCGCGATCAGCGGCATCACGTCGACCCGTACGACAATTGTTCTCGAAACCATCAAGGAAACGCCCCGCCTTCCGCTACCCACACCAGCTGTGGCCGAGGAGGTGCACTAATGGTTGGCCGCGAGCGCAAACTGGCCTACGCCGCGTTCCTCGCCGTATGCCTGATTTGGAGCACGACCTATCTGGGAATCAAGATAGCCCTCGAGACGATTCCGCCATTCCTGCTGGGGGGCACGCGGTTCGTGGTGAGCGGCATGATCCTCGTGCTATTGGTGCGCGCGCGGGGAGTGAGCCTACCGAGGCCTTCCACCTGGCCGAGCTTTGCCCTCGCCGGGCTGCTCCTCCTCGGCGTGGGTAACGGGGGCGTCATGTTCGCAGAGCAGGTCGTCTCGAGCGGCATGGCGGCCGTGACGGTCGCCACGACCCCGTTTTGGATGGTGGGCATCGGGGCTCTTGTGCCCCATGGTGAGCGCATCACGCGCCGCGCGGTGGCAGGGTTGATACTGGGCTTTATCGGCGTGCTCCTGCTTGCGGGGGCGGACCTTCAGGCGGGCATGACCTCGGGCTCACTGAGCGGTCTGCTCACGCTGGAGGTGGCCTGCGCTGGTTGGGCAGCCGGGACGGTGCTTTCAAAACGGCGTCACACGGACCAAAACCCGTTCGGAGCAGCGGCGATTCAGATGCTCGCGGGCGGCGCGGTCATGCTCTTGCTGAGCACGGTACTCGGCGAGTGGCGCCTGGTCAGCTTCACGGCGCGCACTGTCACCGCCCTGGTGTACCTCACGATTGCCGGCAGTCTTGTCGGCTTCGCCTGTTATGTCTACGCACTGCGACACCTTCCCGTCTCGACGGTGTCGCTCTACGCTTACGTCAATCCGGTCCTTGCAGTCGCTCTGGGGGCGCTGCTGCTCAGCGAGCCAGTGACGCTCACGATGATCCTGGCGATGATCTTGATCCTCGCGGGCATGGCAGTCGTATCGGCGCCCGGCGGGTCAGCAGCGGTACGGGCGCTGTGGTGGCGTAAGCCGCAGCCCGTCCGCCAGGCGCAGACAGACAGCAGCGCCGCCGTGCCACAGGTTGTCGGTGAGACGCTCAGGGTGTGTGAAAAATAGCCGGGTGCCGTACTTTTGGTGGCCCTTAGACCAGACGCCGGCCCGTGACCAGCCGCACGACGATGAGAACACCCGCGGCGACGAGCAGGAGGTAAATGAAGCTGCCGAGTGTATGCCCCGTCACGAGCCCAAGCAGCCAGATGACGATGAGAAGGATAGCGACCGTTTCGAGCATCTCGCGCAGGGCGCTTCTGGCGACTGAATGGGGCGAAGGGGTTGAGAACCGCGCGGCACGGCGCCAAGGCTGGGCTGGTCGTGGAAACGGCATCCACGCGCGCGCGGTCTCGGGGCTTCTGTCTGCAAATTGAACGCCAGCCGCGAGGATCGCAAAATCCATTGGATTGCGCCACCTTGTGCGAAAAGCTGCTGCCCGGCCGCCGGCTCGTGACGTCGTCCAAGACGCAGCTTGTCAAAACTACACGCTGGGGCTCGAGCCGCTAGCGGTCCTCGGTCCTTGGTCCTCGATCCTTGGTCCGCCTTGGCATCGGGGCAATAGGCGCACCAAGAACCAAGGACCAAGAACCAAGGACCTAGGTGGGATCCGGCCTCGGCCCGAGCGCAAAGGTCATGGTCCCTTCAGCCGCGACGGCTCCGTCGACGCGAGCGACGCCGTGGAGCACGCCTGTTCGGCTCCTAAGGCGGCCGACGCGTGCTTCGATCTCGACGACATCGCCGGGATGGACGGGCCGGCGGTAGCGCACGCGCTCGATGCCCATGAAGAAGATGAACTTCTCGCGGTTCTCCGGCTTGGCCAGGATCAGGATCGCACCGACTTGCGCTACCGCCTCGGTGAGAAGGGTGGACGGAAGCACAGGGGGCTCGCCGGCCCGGTGCACTAGATTACGCTCGTTGAGGGAGACGTTCTTGATGCCCACGATCCGCCGATCTGGCTCGAGCTCTGTGATCCGATCGACGAGAAGGAACGGATACCGATGAGGGAGGATGCGCTCGATTGCAGCATAGTCGAGCGGCAGCGCGATGTCGGGCATCGGGGTATCTTAAGGGATCAAGGGATCAAGGGACCAAGGGCGGCTAGCCCACTAGTATCCGAGCGTCCGGCCGTCCATCCGGGGATCGGAGGCGCCCTTGAGCATCCCCGACTGCGGGTCGATGAGAATGGCGTGGACGTCTCCCATGTCACCTTGAGCCTTGACGGCGTGGCCCCGAGCTTCGAGGGCCGACAGCACGTTCGTTGGGAAGCCGGTGCGTTCTACACGGATGTAGTCTGGCAACCATTGATGATGGAAGCGCGGAGCGTCAACGGCTTCCTGCACGTTCATTCCGTGGTCGACGACGTTCATGAGCACCTGGAGAACGGTCGTGATGATGCGCGACCCGCCAGGCGAGCCGAGGACGAGATGCGCTCGGCCCTCCCTTGTCACAATGGTTGGCGTCATCGA includes:
- a CDS encoding response regulator translates to MADSKKHLLLVEDEASLRLAVAEYLTGQGFIVEQAATAEDALARLDDFAFDVVLTDLRLPGQSGTVVLDAALNRYPDVVVIVVTGYGTVKDAVAAIKSGAADFLTKPFQLDELQLVLEGALAVRRLRSENAYLRAQLQERYRFEGLVGRSGLMRELFQLLETVAGTSSTILISGETGTGKELVARALHHNSPRHRERFVAINCSAIPETLLEAELFGHVRGAFTGAVTTRSGRLEQANKGTLFLDEVGTMSPALQAKLLRVLQEREFERVGDTRPVRVDVRVIAATNADLAQLVKSGTFREDLFYRLNVIPVSLPPLRERREDIPLLVQHFLEKLGSEMQPPRRGVTFSQAAMRRLMGYTWPGNIRELENAVERALALSPGCAQIDVAALPPSLQTVELVQEERDVVLPDEGLGLESYIGRIEHALIRQALARTSGNKRQAAELLGLKRTTLIEKLKRLERTILDQDGDISRESEVLTPDS
- a CDS encoding FliA/WhiG family RNA polymerase sigma factor, with amino-acid sequence MEPLCQKTQARLADHLPFVEALARRVAASMPNSVELNDLVQDGMVGLIDAVQRFDASRGIRFETFAERRVRGAMIDALRRAAWPRGVRRLRRQLDETRDCLRREHNREPTLADIAERLGTTEERLGRAVVRIRTIESTSAACAGESDDRLLPAICLPPETPPPDAELEASERCRLLRQAIAQLPPRERLLIGLYYYREATMKEIGAQIGVNESRVSQLHARAVARLRQLLADEREAPTSAAATTPSRSGRDVVNLANVQSRMARARLSSSAMRNADADPGVVLRYPETTSRAMASRSPRRNGLASQRHPLSSRNREASLPTTSPVTNTTRRARAGVLPAIAR
- a CDS encoding response regulator, which gives rise to MSSRESSIGTETLAAALDRFFVAMQHGIYVGVVSPDASYTLAVNPQAKLMFGFTPDQADEEVCLFAPERFVDAQTRRTFLERLTADGVVRDLLLRLRRIDGRIVWVEVTAHADSDGDALRIQALLRNVSDRKRLEEQSRDIYHQILQTEKMAVLGQTLSGVAHELNNPLATILTVAERVAGQEVTPRVQEALQTILAEAERAAKIVRHLLTFARKRHTTRTMVDVNQIVREALELRFYGRGVDNITVTDALAATLPQTFADPHQLQQVVLNLIINAEQAMHAAHGGGTLVVRSWHDPERDAILLEINDDGPGIPAEAQSRIFDPFFTTKEAGQGTGLGLTVAYAIVQEHGGRLSVRSEVGQGTCFSLALPIAGGQLRAPARRSAPQTRFVEGLRVLLVEDEIALAAAVADAMTDAGFLVDRATDGQQALVRVQAEAYDLIVCDLRLPRLDGPSFYRAIAGKTPALARRVVFVTGDVVGNDASRFLEESGCRWLAKPFRLGDLLAIAREVVSG
- a CDS encoding winged helix-turn-helix transcriptional regulator; this encodes MSSPSLDPTDTQIVAMLQLNGRMSQADIARALEIAPSAVLERIRKLESRGVITGYAALVDPAALNAQLLAFIAVRASSGPSDDKTSRLLAAVPEVLEVHHVAGEDCYFLKVRARDPQHIAEILRTRIGAISGITSTRTTIVLETIKETPRLPLPTPAVAEEVH
- a CDS encoding EamA family transporter encodes the protein MVGRERKLAYAAFLAVCLIWSTTYLGIKIALETIPPFLLGGTRFVVSGMILVLLVRARGVSLPRPSTWPSFALAGLLLLGVGNGGVMFAEQVVSSGMAAVTVATTPFWMVGIGALVPHGERITRRAVAGLILGFIGVLLLAGADLQAGMTSGSLSGLLTLEVACAGWAAGTVLSKRRHTDQNPFGAAAIQMLAGGAVMLLLSTVLGEWRLVSFTARTVTALVYLTIAGSLVGFACYVYALRHLPVSTVSLYAYVNPVLAVALGALLLSEPVTLTMILAMILILAGMAVVSAPGGSAAVRALWWRKPQPVRQAQTDSSAAVPQVVGETLRVCEK
- a CDS encoding lmo0937 family membrane protein yields the protein MLETVAILLIVIWLLGLVTGHTLGSFIYLLLVAAGVLIVVRLVTGRRLV
- the fabZ gene encoding 3-hydroxyacyl-ACP dehydratase FabZ; translation: MPDIALPLDYAAIERILPHRYPFLLVDRITELEPDRRIVGIKNVSLNERNLVHRAGEPPVLPSTLLTEAVAQVGAILILAKPENREKFIFFMGIERVRYRRPVHPGDVVEIEARVGRLRSRTGVLHGVARVDGAVAAEGTMTFALGPRPDPT